From Actinomyces slackii, a single genomic window includes:
- a CDS encoding CpaF family protein: MDAPDLLLAEVRELVRARSIDPLKDGPALTSLVAEASNDYLRRADAGLVPPLADPEAAGAHALDALVGLGPLQAFLDDETIEEIWINDPGRVFVARNGRPELTTTILEHEDLEVLVERMLRASGRRLDLASPFVDAQLPGGERLHVVIPPITSQHWALNIRKHSARASRTSDLVRMGSLTSSAAAFLDASVQAGLNILVSGATQAGKTTMVRALAGAIPGGQRVITCEEVFELALRNRDCVAMQTRPASLEGTGEITLRRLVKEALRMRPDRLLIGEVREAEALDLLIAMNSGLPAMCTIHANSAREAVVKICTLPLLAGENVSSDFVVPTVAAAVDLVVHLDLDARGRRGVREIAALSGRVESGIIELADVYRRDATGHLVRGAGFPSGAERFRRAGHDLAALLAGSHGGQELT, translated from the coding sequence ATGGATGCCCCAGACCTCCTGCTGGCCGAGGTGCGCGAGCTCGTGCGCGCCCGCAGCATCGACCCGCTCAAGGACGGTCCCGCCCTGACCTCCCTGGTTGCCGAGGCCTCCAACGACTACCTGCGGCGCGCCGACGCCGGACTGGTCCCACCGCTGGCCGACCCTGAGGCCGCCGGCGCCCACGCCCTGGACGCCCTGGTGGGCCTGGGCCCCCTCCAGGCCTTCCTGGATGACGAGACCATCGAGGAGATCTGGATCAACGACCCCGGGCGGGTCTTCGTGGCCAGGAACGGCAGGCCGGAGCTGACCACCACCATCCTGGAGCACGAGGACCTGGAGGTCCTGGTCGAGCGGATGCTGCGGGCCTCGGGGCGCCGCCTGGACCTGGCCAGCCCCTTCGTGGACGCCCAGCTGCCCGGAGGGGAGCGCCTTCACGTCGTCATCCCGCCGATCACCTCCCAGCACTGGGCCCTCAACATCCGCAAGCACTCGGCCAGGGCCTCGCGCACCTCGGACCTGGTGCGCATGGGCTCCCTGACCAGCAGCGCCGCCGCCTTCCTGGACGCCTCGGTCCAGGCGGGCCTGAACATCCTGGTCTCGGGCGCGACCCAGGCCGGTAAGACCACGATGGTCCGGGCCCTGGCCGGCGCCATCCCCGGGGGCCAGCGCGTCATCACCTGCGAGGAGGTCTTCGAGCTGGCCCTGCGCAACCGCGACTGCGTGGCCATGCAGACCCGCCCGGCCAGCCTGGAGGGAACCGGGGAGATCACGCTGCGCCGCCTGGTCAAGGAGGCCCTGCGCATGCGCCCGGACCGCCTTCTCATCGGCGAGGTCCGCGAGGCCGAGGCCCTCGACCTGCTCATCGCCATGAACTCGGGCCTGCCCGCCATGTGCACCATCCACGCGAACTCCGCCCGCGAGGCCGTGGTCAAGATCTGCACCCTGCCGCTCCTGGCAGGGGAGAACGTCTCCAGCGACTTCGTGGTCCCCACGGTGGCCGCCGCCGTGGACCTGGTGGTCCACCTGGACCTGGACGCTCGAGGGCGGCGCGGCGTGCGCGAGATCGCCGCGCTGTCGGGGCGCGTGGAGTCCGGGATCATCGAGCTGGCCGATGTCTACCGCCGGGACGCCACCGGTCACCTGGTGCGCGGCGCGGGATTCCCCTCCGGGGCTGAGCGCTTCCGCCGCGCCGGCCACGACCTGGCCGCCCTGCTGGCCGGGTCCCACGGTGGGCAGGAGCTCACCTGA
- a CDS encoding type II secretion system F family protein, which produces MGAIAGLVGGVGLLLIWLACTSDPPQWRSKRSAQLADLLIQAGAGRTSPAMFVAGSAALGLVVGLAFLGVSRAWPVAAAFAVIFSGAPYLLVSSRARSRRTRLREIWPEAVDTLVSGVRAGMSLPEALANLGERGPEAVRPQFRAFAADYAATARFDHCLDRLKARFADPVADRIVEALRLAHEVGGTDLGSLLRALSRMLREDMRTRGELQARQSWTVNGAKVAVAAPWLVLALLSTRPQAATAYATSAGALVLAVGGVVSVIAYRLMLRLGRLPEEERTLR; this is translated from the coding sequence ATGGGCGCCATCGCGGGGCTCGTGGGCGGTGTGGGCCTCCTGCTCATCTGGCTGGCATGCACCTCCGACCCTCCCCAGTGGCGCTCGAAGCGCTCCGCTCAGCTCGCCGACCTGCTCATCCAGGCCGGGGCCGGACGCACCAGCCCCGCCATGTTCGTGGCGGGCAGCGCCGCCCTGGGCCTGGTCGTGGGCCTGGCCTTCCTCGGAGTCTCCAGGGCCTGGCCGGTGGCGGCCGCCTTCGCCGTCATCTTCTCCGGCGCCCCCTACCTGCTCGTCTCCTCGCGAGCCAGGAGCAGGCGCACGCGGCTGCGCGAGATCTGGCCCGAGGCGGTCGACACCCTGGTCTCCGGGGTGCGCGCGGGGATGAGCCTGCCCGAGGCGCTGGCCAACCTGGGCGAGCGCGGCCCCGAGGCGGTGCGCCCCCAGTTCCGCGCCTTCGCCGCCGACTATGCGGCCACCGCCCGATTCGATCACTGCCTGGACCGGCTCAAGGCGCGCTTCGCCGACCCCGTGGCCGACCGCATCGTTGAGGCCCTGCGACTGGCCCACGAGGTTGGAGGCACCGACCTGGGCAGCCTGCTTCGAGCGCTGTCGCGGATGCTGCGCGAGGACATGCGCACTCGCGGCGAGCTCCAGGCCCGCCAGTCCTGGACCGTCAACGGGGCCAAGGTCGCCGTGGCGGCCCCCTGGCTGGTCCTGGCCCTGCTGTCCACCCGCCCCCAGGCGGCCACCGCCTATGCCACGTCAGCGGGCGCCCTGGTTTTGGCGGTCGGCGGTGTGGTCTCTGTGATCGCCTACCGGCTCATGCTGCGCCTGGGCCGGCTTCCCGAGGAGGAGAGGACCCTGCGATGA
- a CDS encoding UrvD/REP family ATP-dependent DNA helicase: protein MSAAAEPIRLLPALEQPGLPAADPSAQAVAERVAGHANVVVLGAPGTGKTTTALRLLTGSVAAGRDAILLAPTRARADLLRARAAHLLGQGHGDGRVRVRTPASLALTILTTSLTERPDPLPAPVLLAGAEEDAALAAMVGAISWPDLPAEAVGSRAFRSQLRNLLARAAEMGISAEELAQWGRALDVPIWGPASQLLRTWDAQGRPSPELRSQTRKMDTARLQDRAREALETWQADAVAAPRPVPDLVIVDDYQDCTAATARLLTTLATPDGAGHRAQVVVLGDPDAAVETFRGGTPSLLVAAEDRSGLAAERLVLSTRHRGGPALAELWRDQAERIPITGTASHRRPRLAGGDAPPVPGTAAGAPRAVPPGAPQGVEAIVASSPAQEAAHVARALRAERIHHGTAWQEMAVIVRSSAQASATARELRRRGLPVAPGSPAVLLRAEPAAAALVNLVRAGVEGRLGRVGREPPERASALELLSSPLIGLSALDLRRLRRRLRAEQTAPAAIEPGVGERPVASADDALLATVSSPEAARAFHQVVAGESLAAQAQALCRGAEVIAAVLQALAEGRHDAESLLWAAWAASGRAEAWRETALSAPEGAGGAQSVLAQAAERDLDVVTALFKRAEVWAERRPGAPASAFLDELAAEALPSDSVAPHGARPAGVTILTPAAAAGRQWEVVAVMGLNRDSWPDLRLRDSITRAGLLVDAATGRLPRGAQGMPVAQVDPVVARAHVRADERRMLVAALTRATRRLLVTASVDAEHAPSTFFTEIAERTTGLVRDEEGVVRPAQDVGDLTLRGLVGELRQAVVLGHLPQATQLQRRRAGQAALILARLQRAHVPGADPATWAGGQASATAPLVGPGRPIRISPSDVEAITDCPLRWFLQRKGGSTPASAAQSLGIVIHALAERAQREELRGPALMEAFEAELPRLGYPPTWLGRQEAERARAMVERLDSYLAAVPGPAQVEVPIQADLLLHAPTVPAGACPASAPGEGAHGKQGPGLPVILAGRIDRLELIDGPDEPRKARLIDIKTGRTPHADPEHHPQLAAYRLALEAQGHEVIGGALVLLGKEPGRDGATIISPKGAALAPSPDPDTGQDWARELVRTAALDASGTALQARSGKHCRTCPVADSCPVQPEGRRVLA from the coding sequence ATGTCCGCCGCTGCCGAGCCGATCCGCCTCCTGCCTGCCCTGGAGCAGCCGGGGCTTCCCGCCGCTGACCCCAGTGCGCAGGCCGTTGCGGAGCGGGTCGCCGGGCATGCCAATGTCGTGGTGCTCGGCGCCCCGGGAACCGGCAAGACGACGACGGCGCTGCGCCTGCTGACAGGCTCCGTGGCCGCGGGCCGGGACGCCATCCTCCTGGCCCCCACGCGGGCGCGCGCCGATCTGCTTCGCGCCCGGGCCGCCCATCTGCTGGGGCAGGGCCATGGTGATGGGCGTGTGCGCGTGCGCACCCCGGCCTCACTGGCCCTGACGATCCTCACCACCTCTCTGACCGAGCGGCCCGATCCTCTGCCCGCCCCGGTCCTGCTGGCGGGAGCCGAGGAGGACGCGGCCCTCGCCGCCATGGTCGGCGCCATCTCCTGGCCGGATCTGCCCGCCGAGGCCGTCGGCTCGCGCGCCTTCCGCTCCCAGTTGCGCAACCTTCTGGCCCGCGCCGCGGAGATGGGCATCAGCGCCGAGGAGCTCGCCCAGTGGGGCAGGGCCCTGGATGTGCCCATCTGGGGCCCGGCCTCCCAGCTCCTGCGCACCTGGGACGCCCAGGGCCGGCCCAGCCCGGAGCTGCGATCCCAGACCCGCAAGATGGACACCGCCCGTCTTCAGGACCGCGCCCGTGAGGCCCTGGAGACCTGGCAGGCCGACGCCGTGGCCGCCCCCCGTCCGGTGCCCGACCTGGTCATCGTGGATGACTACCAGGACTGCACCGCCGCCACCGCCCGTCTCCTGACCACCCTGGCCACGCCCGACGGCGCGGGGCACCGCGCCCAGGTGGTGGTTCTGGGGGATCCCGATGCCGCGGTGGAGACCTTCCGCGGCGGCACCCCCAGCCTCCTGGTTGCCGCGGAGGACCGCTCCGGCCTGGCGGCCGAGCGCCTGGTCCTGAGCACTCGGCACCGCGGCGGCCCTGCGCTGGCAGAGCTGTGGAGGGACCAGGCCGAGCGGATCCCCATCACCGGAACCGCCTCCCACCGCCGCCCGCGACTGGCCGGTGGCGATGCGCCGCCCGTGCCGGGCACGGCGGCGGGCGCCCCGAGGGCCGTGCCGCCCGGTGCCCCGCAGGGGGTCGAGGCGATCGTGGCCAGCTCGCCCGCCCAGGAGGCCGCCCATGTGGCCCGGGCACTGCGGGCCGAGCGCATCCACCACGGCACCGCCTGGCAGGAGATGGCCGTGATCGTCCGCTCATCGGCCCAGGCCAGTGCCACCGCTCGGGAACTGAGGCGCCGCGGCCTGCCCGTTGCCCCGGGAAGCCCCGCCGTCCTCCTGCGCGCCGAGCCCGCCGCAGCCGCCCTTGTCAACCTGGTGCGCGCCGGTGTTGAGGGCCGCCTGGGGCGGGTGGGGCGGGAGCCCCCCGAGCGGGCCAGCGCCCTGGAGCTGCTCTCCAGCCCCCTGATCGGCCTGAGCGCCCTGGACCTGCGCCGCCTGCGGCGTCGGCTGCGCGCCGAGCAGACTGCTCCGGCGGCGATCGAGCCGGGGGTGGGAGAGCGCCCCGTGGCCAGTGCCGACGATGCGCTGCTGGCCACGGTCTCCTCCCCGGAGGCGGCCCGCGCCTTCCACCAGGTGGTGGCCGGCGAATCCCTGGCCGCCCAGGCCCAGGCGCTGTGCCGGGGCGCCGAGGTGATCGCAGCGGTCCTCCAGGCGCTCGCCGAGGGACGGCATGACGCCGAATCCCTGCTGTGGGCCGCATGGGCCGCCTCGGGGCGGGCCGAGGCCTGGCGCGAGACCGCCCTGAGCGCGCCTGAGGGCGCTGGGGGAGCGCAGTCGGTCCTGGCCCAGGCCGCGGAGCGGGATCTGGACGTGGTCACCGCCCTGTTCAAGCGCGCCGAGGTCTGGGCCGAGCGCCGGCCCGGAGCCCCGGCCTCCGCATTCCTCGATGAGCTCGCCGCCGAGGCCCTGCCCTCGGACTCGGTGGCCCCCCATGGCGCCCGCCCCGCGGGGGTGACCATCCTGACCCCTGCGGCGGCGGCCGGTCGCCAGTGGGAGGTGGTGGCCGTGATGGGGCTCAACCGTGACTCCTGGCCCGATCTGCGCCTGCGCGACTCGATCACCCGTGCCGGCCTGCTGGTGGATGCGGCCACAGGGCGCCTGCCGCGCGGGGCCCAGGGCATGCCCGTGGCGCAGGTCGATCCGGTCGTGGCCCGCGCGCATGTCCGAGCCGATGAGCGACGCATGCTGGTGGCGGCCCTGACCCGCGCTACTCGTCGCCTCCTGGTCACCGCCTCCGTTGATGCCGAGCACGCCCCGTCCACCTTCTTCACCGAGATCGCCGAGAGGACCACCGGCCTGGTCCGCGACGAGGAGGGTGTGGTCAGGCCCGCCCAGGACGTCGGGGACCTGACCCTGCGCGGGCTGGTCGGCGAGCTGCGGCAGGCCGTCGTCCTGGGGCACCTGCCCCAGGCCACGCAGCTCCAGCGCCGGCGCGCGGGGCAGGCGGCCCTGATCCTGGCCCGCCTCCAGCGCGCCCACGTCCCCGGCGCCGACCCCGCCACCTGGGCGGGCGGGCAGGCCTCGGCCACGGCACCGCTGGTCGGGCCCGGGCGGCCCATCCGCATCAGCCCCTCCGACGTCGAGGCCATCACCGACTGCCCCCTGCGGTGGTTCCTCCAGCGCAAGGGCGGCAGCACCCCCGCCTCGGCGGCCCAGAGCCTGGGCATCGTCATCCACGCCCTGGCCGAGCGGGCCCAGCGCGAGGAGCTGCGCGGACCGGCCCTCATGGAGGCCTTCGAGGCCGAGCTGCCCCGCCTGGGCTACCCGCCGACCTGGCTGGGCAGGCAGGAGGCCGAGCGCGCCCGCGCCATGGTGGAGCGCCTGGACTCCTACCTGGCCGCCGTCCCCGGTCCCGCGCAGGTCGAGGTCCCCATCCAGGCCGACCTCCTCCTGCATGCGCCGACCGTCCCGGCAGGCGCCTGCCCCGCCAGCGCGCCAGGCGAGGGCGCCCACGGCAAGCAGGGGCCCGGGCTCCCGGTGATCCTGGCCGGCAGGATCGACCGCCTCGAACTGATCGATGGCCCCGATGAGCCGCGCAAGGCGCGCCTCATCGACATCAAGACCGGCAGGACCCCCCACGCCGATCCCGAGCACCACCCGCAGCTGGCCGCCTACCGTCTGGCCCTTGAGGCCCAGGGGCATGAGGTGATCGGCGGCGCCCTGGTCCTGCTGGGCAAGGAGCCAGGCAGGGACGGGGCGACCATCATCAGCCCCAAGGGCGCGGCTCTGGCTCCCAGCCCGGATCCTGACACCGGCCAGGACTGGGCGCGCGAGCTGGTGCGCACCGCGGCCCTGGACGCCTCGGGCACGGCGCTTCAGGCACGCAGCGGCAAGCACTGCCGCACCTGCCCAGTGGCGGACTCCTGCCCCGTCCAGCCCGAAGGGAGGCGAGTGCTCGCATGA
- a CDS encoding ATP-dependent helicase, whose protein sequence is MSAPTAPAPDPQHTGPGASARIIAGQAGRGPVASDGLTPVELARVLGLHAPTSEQARVIAHPLSPLLVVAGAGSGKTATMSQRVVHLVATGAVRPDQVLGLTFTRKATAELAQRVSTRLAQLAASGLTDLSPDAPEPTIATYNSFAGTIVREHGLRIGVDPEATLITEARAWQIASGLIEARTEPLPVDSLGQATQAVLRLDGALSENLLSVEDAAAGLSDLADLFESLASIRGCKSMVGKAPQTMSQWHGLLEAAVDYREHKRRHGLLDFGDQIALACRIAEGSQEVREHLRAQYPAVLLDEFQDTSVAQVRLLSALFAGSGVTAVGDPHQAIYGWRGASAGALDAFHARFNPGAGGPGAPVLPLSTAWRNDTAILQAANAVSAPLRNHQPEPGDAVVEHIPVEPLQPRPAQTGLARGLVAGAYLQDPLQEAETIAAFLAERWSPQAQMAVLCRARGLFEPIAAALERSGLPVSIVGLGGMLTVPEVADLRALITVAADPERGDRLMRLLTGAGIAPTDLAALHDIARGLSRSPGAGAAEADAPQLCEALEAIVRAEDARQAQAPAEPDQADQVGRSGWSNRHGSAAGEEPALSPMGRTIALRLGAVLRRVRAGLHLPLPELLGLAEQALGLDIDLAARTDQSMGRRALDAFHATAQQYADEIEAPTLAGFLRWLDTAQERENGMEAPEVEPEPGAVQLLTIHASKGLEWDTVAVAGMTEGVFPSYRPTPKPDLTVSTTGWMTSRDEFPHPLRADAQTLPPFELGELEPGSAGQDDKDTVKEMWGRYALALGRHGLAEERRLAYVAITRARHDVLLTGSHLAREASKAKPASRFLQELRRRDLVTPWGQGWVEHEEGALNPMTTQVRTGWWPEPLDSADAGAPAAEAERHALRRARDQAARAVAEAGRRAHEMVGPAPGAAGGDPVVQRWWTEAALLLAERQDQESQAPGVRIPTHLAATRLDDLRSDPAAFALDLRRPLPPEPRTAGRLGTVFHEAIAQRLAGRAALIPLSDAGVPDSLAPADRRRVEQWLTTAESLPLLEGHALHATEVERELTVGGTTLRCRIDAVFQAPGGGWLIVDWKTGRGRVPVDQLSVYVHAWAASQGVPTGQVRAAYAYVDRGEVEELAPADLLPLEAVAQLLAPGAADVPAQVVTGSSRD, encoded by the coding sequence ATGAGCGCCCCCACCGCTCCAGCGCCTGATCCGCAGCACACGGGTCCTGGCGCCTCGGCTCGCATCATCGCTGGGCAGGCGGGCCGAGGCCCCGTGGCCTCGGACGGCCTGACGCCGGTGGAGCTCGCCCGAGTCCTGGGCCTTCATGCCCCCACTTCGGAGCAGGCCCGCGTGATCGCCCACCCCTTGAGCCCCCTGCTCGTCGTCGCCGGCGCGGGCTCGGGCAAGACCGCCACCATGAGTCAGAGGGTCGTCCACCTCGTGGCCACCGGTGCCGTGCGCCCCGACCAGGTCCTGGGCCTGACCTTCACCCGCAAGGCCACCGCCGAGCTCGCCCAGCGGGTCTCCACGCGCCTGGCCCAGCTCGCCGCATCGGGCCTGACCGACCTGTCCCCGGATGCTCCCGAGCCCACCATCGCCACCTACAACTCCTTCGCCGGCACCATCGTGCGCGAGCACGGGCTGCGCATCGGCGTGGACCCGGAGGCCACCCTCATCACCGAGGCCCGTGCCTGGCAGATCGCCTCCGGCCTCATCGAGGCCCGCACCGAGCCCCTGCCCGTGGACAGCCTCGGCCAGGCCACTCAGGCGGTGCTGCGCCTGGATGGGGCCCTGTCCGAGAACCTGCTCAGCGTCGAGGACGCCGCCGCCGGTCTCAGCGATCTGGCCGATCTCTTCGAGTCCCTGGCCTCCATCCGCGGCTGCAAGTCCATGGTGGGCAAGGCCCCCCAGACCATGAGCCAGTGGCACGGGCTGCTGGAGGCCGCCGTCGACTACCGTGAGCACAAGCGCCGCCACGGGCTGCTGGATTTCGGCGACCAGATCGCCCTGGCCTGCCGCATCGCCGAGGGCAGTCAGGAGGTGCGCGAGCACCTGCGCGCCCAGTACCCCGCGGTCCTGCTCGATGAGTTCCAGGACACCTCCGTGGCTCAGGTCCGCCTCCTGTCGGCGCTGTTCGCCGGCTCAGGGGTGACCGCCGTCGGCGACCCCCACCAGGCCATCTACGGGTGGCGCGGGGCCAGCGCTGGAGCGTTGGACGCCTTCCACGCGCGGTTCAACCCCGGGGCCGGTGGCCCCGGCGCACCGGTGCTGCCGCTGTCCACCGCCTGGCGCAACGACACCGCGATCCTCCAGGCCGCCAACGCCGTCTCCGCGCCCCTGCGCAACCACCAGCCCGAGCCCGGCGACGCCGTCGTCGAGCACATCCCCGTTGAGCCCCTCCAGCCCCGGCCGGCGCAGACCGGCCTGGCCCGGGGGCTCGTGGCCGGGGCCTACCTTCAGGACCCCCTTCAGGAGGCGGAGACCATCGCCGCCTTCCTCGCCGAGCGCTGGAGCCCTCAGGCCCAGATGGCCGTCCTGTGCCGGGCGCGCGGCCTCTTCGAGCCCATCGCCGCGGCCCTGGAGCGCAGCGGGCTGCCGGTGAGCATCGTGGGACTGGGCGGCATGCTCACCGTCCCCGAGGTGGCCGACCTGCGCGCCCTCATCACGGTGGCCGCGGACCCCGAGCGCGGGGACCGCCTCATGCGCCTGCTCACCGGTGCGGGCATCGCCCCCACCGATCTGGCCGCCCTGCATGACATCGCCCGCGGTCTGAGCCGCAGCCCCGGAGCCGGCGCTGCGGAGGCCGATGCGCCCCAGCTCTGCGAGGCCCTGGAGGCCATCGTCAGGGCCGAGGACGCCCGGCAGGCCCAGGCGCCCGCTGAGCCGGACCAAGCAGACCAGGTCGGTCGGAGCGGCTGGAGCAACAGACACGGGAGCGCGGCGGGCGAGGAGCCGGCACTCAGCCCCATGGGCAGGACCATCGCCCTGCGCCTGGGCGCCGTGCTGCGCCGAGTGCGCGCCGGCCTGCACCTGCCGCTGCCCGAGCTCCTGGGCCTGGCCGAGCAGGCCCTGGGGCTGGACATCGACCTCGCCGCCCGGACCGACCAGTCCATGGGGCGGCGCGCCCTGGACGCCTTCCACGCCACCGCCCAGCAGTACGCCGATGAAATCGAGGCCCCGACCCTGGCGGGCTTCCTCAGGTGGCTGGACACCGCCCAGGAGCGGGAGAACGGGATGGAGGCCCCCGAGGTCGAGCCCGAGCCCGGCGCCGTCCAGCTCCTGACCATCCACGCCTCCAAGGGGCTGGAGTGGGACACCGTGGCCGTGGCCGGCATGACCGAGGGCGTCTTCCCCTCCTACCGCCCCACCCCCAAGCCGGACCTGACGGTGTCCACCACCGGCTGGATGACCTCCCGGGACGAGTTCCCCCACCCCCTGCGAGCTGACGCCCAGACCCTGCCGCCCTTCGAGCTGGGCGAGCTGGAGCCGGGCAGCGCCGGCCAGGATGACAAGGACACGGTCAAGGAGATGTGGGGGCGCTACGCCCTGGCCCTGGGGCGCCACGGCCTGGCCGAGGAGCGCCGCCTGGCCTACGTGGCCATCACCCGTGCCCGCCACGACGTGCTGCTGACCGGCTCCCACCTGGCCAGGGAGGCCTCCAAGGCCAAGCCCGCCTCCCGGTTCCTCCAGGAGCTGCGGCGCCGCGACCTGGTCACCCCCTGGGGGCAGGGCTGGGTGGAGCACGAGGAGGGCGCGCTCAACCCGATGACCACACAGGTGCGCACCGGTTGGTGGCCCGAGCCTCTGGACAGCGCCGATGCCGGCGCCCCTGCCGCCGAGGCAGAGCGCCACGCGCTGAGGCGGGCGCGTGACCAGGCCGCCCGTGCCGTTGCCGAGGCCGGCCGGCGGGCCCATGAGATGGTGGGGCCGGCGCCGGGCGCCGCGGGCGGCGATCCTGTGGTGCAGCGCTGGTGGACCGAGGCCGCCCTGCTCCTGGCCGAGAGGCAGGACCAGGAGTCTCAGGCGCCCGGCGTGCGCATCCCCACCCACCTCGCGGCCACGAGGCTCGATGACCTGCGCAGCGATCCGGCGGCCTTCGCCCTGGACCTGCGCCGGCCCCTGCCCCCCGAGCCGCGCACCGCCGGACGCCTGGGCACCGTGTTCCACGAGGCCATCGCCCAGCGCCTGGCCGGGCGGGCCGCCCTGATCCCGCTCAGTGACGCGGGCGTGCCCGACTCGCTTGCCCCCGCGGACAGGCGGCGCGTGGAGCAGTGGCTGACCACAGCGGAGAGCCTTCCCCTGCTGGAGGGCCATGCCCTGCACGCCACGGAGGTGGAGCGCGAGCTCACCGTGGGGGGCACAACCCTGCGCTGCCGGATCGACGCCGTCTTCCAGGCCCCCGGCGGGGGCTGGCTCATCGTCGACTGGAAGACCGGCCGCGGGCGCGTCCCCGTGGACCAACTCAGCGTCTACGTCCACGCCTGGGCCGCCAGCCAGGGCGTGCCCACCGGGCAGGTGCGCGCCGCCTACGCCTATGTGGACCGCGGGGAGGTCGAGGAGCTCGCCCCCGCCGACCTTCTGCCCCTGGAGGCCGTGGCCCAGCTCCTGGCGCCAGGTGCGGCCGATGTGCCGGCGCAGGTGGTGACAGGGAGTTCACGCGACTAA
- a CDS encoding phosphotransferase, producing the protein MSQSPQSPDAPDAVESADPAGPAQPGTPETTPDDSASPDAGPAAPSGPAEPHSALALAALATVAVPGLNAARLALPQRRTERLSIIGVVDTQGRHWEVLEAFDEATGAELDAEAEVLRRIGRVVDAGHVSFGVSQSGGSLRSGGSHIQVRSYIEGRPIAVESLRPGPGLSAGLGKALGELHEMPTSVISESGLAVYSAEEVRQRWLALLDDAAPTGHVPPTLLNRWEGALEDTALWRFRPTVVHGDLAEENVLTAGGSVVAVKGWAQAHVGDPAEDMAWIYSSVPVDCLDSIEDAYEVARSEGVDRHLRDRAELVSELSLARWLMHGVRAQSRSVISDAVAMLKDLASQVGEEPLVAPATPRLAPVPGERVSADPDASTSEVTMVPVEDDEDD; encoded by the coding sequence ATGTCACAGTCTCCGCAGTCCCCGGACGCCCCCGACGCCGTCGAATCCGCCGATCCGGCCGGGCCCGCGCAACCGGGCACCCCGGAGACGACCCCGGATGACTCGGCGTCGCCGGACGCCGGGCCGGCGGCGCCCAGCGGCCCGGCCGAGCCCCATTCGGCGCTGGCGCTGGCGGCCCTGGCCACGGTGGCTGTGCCCGGTCTCAACGCGGCGCGCCTGGCCCTGCCGCAGAGGCGCACCGAGCGGCTGAGCATCATCGGAGTGGTGGACACCCAGGGACGCCACTGGGAGGTCCTGGAGGCCTTCGATGAGGCCACCGGGGCGGAGCTGGATGCCGAGGCCGAGGTCCTCAGGCGGATCGGACGGGTGGTGGATGCGGGGCATGTGTCCTTCGGGGTCTCCCAGTCGGGCGGCTCCCTGCGCAGCGGCGGGAGCCACATCCAGGTGCGCTCCTACATCGAGGGCCGGCCCATCGCCGTGGAGTCGCTGCGCCCGGGCCCCGGGCTCTCAGCGGGTCTGGGCAAGGCCCTGGGCGAGCTCCATGAGATGCCGACCTCGGTGATCTCGGAGTCGGGCCTGGCGGTCTACTCCGCGGAGGAGGTGCGCCAGCGCTGGCTGGCCCTGCTCGACGACGCGGCCCCCACCGGCCACGTGCCGCCGACGCTGCTCAACCGCTGGGAGGGCGCCCTGGAGGACACGGCGCTGTGGCGCTTCAGGCCGACGGTGGTCCACGGGGATCTGGCTGAGGAGAACGTGCTGACGGCCGGCGGCTCCGTGGTGGCGGTCAAGGGCTGGGCCCAGGCGCATGTGGGCGATCCCGCCGAGGACATGGCGTGGATCTACTCCTCGGTGCCGGTGGACTGCCTGGACTCCATCGAGGACGCCTATGAGGTGGCCCGCTCCGAGGGCGTGGACAGGCATCTGCGGGACCGGGCCGAGCTGGTCAGCGAGCTGAGCCTGGCGCGCTGGCTCATGCATGGCGTGCGCGCCCAGAGCCGCTCGGTGATCAGCGATGCGGTGGCGATGCTGAAGGACCTGGCCTCCCAGGTGGGCGAGGAGCCGCTCGTGGCCCCGGCCACCCCGCGGCTGGCCCCGGTCCCCGGGGAGCGGGTCAGCGCCGACCCGGATGCCTCGACCAGTGAGGTCACCATGGTCCCTGTCGAGGACGACGAGGACGACTGA
- a CDS encoding DUF3107 domain-containing protein — MQVTIGIKHSGRELSLETSASHDEVLAAVKDADTRAVTLRDDKGRRVFVPAGSLAYVELGETEPRRVGFGV, encoded by the coding sequence ATGCAGGTCACCATTGGCATCAAGCACTCGGGCCGCGAGCTGTCCCTGGAGACCTCCGCCTCGCATGACGAGGTGCTGGCCGCCGTCAAGGATGCGGACACCCGGGCCGTGACGCTCCGCGACGACAAGGGCCGCAGGGTCTTCGTGCCGGCCGGCTCACTGGCCTACGTCGAGCTCGGCGAGACCGAGCCCCGCCGCGTGGGCTTCGGCGTCTGA